In one Oryza glaberrima chromosome 2, OglaRS2, whole genome shotgun sequence genomic region, the following are encoded:
- the LOC127763341 gene encoding phosphoenolpyruvate carboxylase kinase 2-like, with translation MSSGGELSLRQEYVIGDEIGRGRFGTVRRCYAVATGEAFAVKSTPKAPLREAGAADALDLALAEQEPKVHLVASAPGPGASPHVVALHAAFEDDAAVHLVVDLCAGGDLLSLVSSRGRLPEHEAAGLTAQLASALASCHRRGVAHRDVKPDNLLFDGGGVLKLGDFGSGGWFGDGRPMTGLVGTPYYVAPEVVAGREYGEKVDVWSAGVVLYMMLSGTLPFYGATAAEVFQCVLRGNLRFPPRAFASVSPEAKDLMRRMLCKDVSRRFSADQVLRHPWIVSRGGAAVMG, from the exons atgagcagcggcggcgagctctcgCTGAGGCAGGAGTACGTCATCGGCGACGAGATCGGGCGCGGCCGCTTCGGCACCGTCCGCCGCTGCTACGCCGTCGCCACGGGGGAGGCGTTCGCGGTCAAGTCCACGCCCAAGGCGCCGCTgcgggaggcgggggcggcggacgCGCTCGACCTCGCGCTCGCGGAGCAGGAGCCCAAGGTGCACCTCGTCGCGTCGGCGCCGGGGCCCGGGGCCAGCCCGCACGTCGTCGCGCTCCACGCCGCCTTCGAGGACGACGCCGCGGTGCACCTCGTGGTCGACCTCTGCGCGGGCGGggacctcctctccctcgtCTCCTCCCGCGGCCGCCTCCCGGAGCACGAGGCCGCGGGCCTCACGGCGCAGCTGGCCTCCGCGCTGGcctcctgccaccgccgcggGGTGGCGCACCGCGACGTGAAGCCCGACAACCTCctgttcgacggcggcggcgtgctcaaGCTCGGCGACTTCGGGTCGGGGGGGTGGTTCGGGGACGGGAGGCCGATGACGGGGCTGGTCGGGACGCCCTACTACGTGGCGCCGGAGGTGGTGGCCGGGAGGGAGTACGGCGAGAAGGTGGACGTGTGGAGCGCCGGGGTGGTGCTCTACATGATGCTCTCCGGGACCCTGCCCTTctacggcgccaccgccgcggaggTCTTCCAGTGCGTGCTCCGCGGCAACCTCCGCTTCCCGCCGCGCGCGTTCGCCTCCGTCTCGCCGGAGGCCAAGGACCTGATGCGCCGCATGCTCTGCAAGGACGTCTCCAGGAGGTTCTCCGCCGACCAAGTCCTAA GGCATCCTTGGATCGTGAGCCGTGGGGGAGCCGCGGTGATGGGCTAG